The ANME-2 cluster archaeon genome contains the following window.
CGGAATTATGAAAATGTCTGAGGAAACTGGTATACCAAATCACAGGGTTCGTTATTCTTTGAGGGTGCTTGAACATGAAAGTTTGATAATTCCATCTACCTCCGGTGCTGTAGCCACTGACGAGGCCAGGGAATATATTGTGGGTTTTGAATCGGTCATTACACGTTTAACAGAAAAAATGAACGATATTAAGAAAATAAAGCAATAGATATTCTGTGATGGATTCTGTAAGGGATTTTGCAGTACTAAATACCCCCCGAAATTGTACGTCTGTTTTAACCACTTTGCGATCTTTGCGTACTTTGCGGTGATAAATAATTGTAGTGGTAAGACATTGTTTTCAAACATATTGCCACCGCAAAGGTCGCAAAGAGTAAGTTTTATTTGTTTAGTTTTTAACTATAAAATAACAAACCTTTTTGCATTTAACACAAAATTAAGATAACATGCAAGTACTGGTTGTAACAGGGCGTAAGGCCGCAGGGATAGTACGTAAGTCAGTTGGAAATCTGGCCGAGGTTTTGGTACTTGATATTAATGTTGCTGCATTTACAACGCCGAACCGTCTTGAAAAATCCCTCATTGGGCAAGAATTTGACCTTATTATCATACCAGGGCTCGTCTCTGCCGATTTTTCAGGGCTCGAAAAGCAACTGGAAACTCCTATTCGGCTGGGTCCGAAACATGCTGTTGACCTGGGATTCGTGCTGTCAAGTTATGGTGATGTTGAATTATCGACCACCATACCCGCTTGTGAACTACTAATGCAGCAGCGACGGGATATTGCTTTATCAAGTCTTGCAGAGATTGAAAATGCCGCATCACCAGCTTTAGTGTTGAGCCACCTCAAGATCGGCGGGGATTCGACCATAAAAGTGATGGCAGAAATAGTGGATGCTACTGCCCTGCCCGGTGATAAACTTATTGAGAGGATACATATTTTCCAGTCCAAAGGTGCAGATATCATTGACCTTGGTGTAGGCATGGCCGCTACTGCAGGTGATGTTCGGCGCACGATCAAGGCAGCCAGGAAAGTTGTTTCGGTACCCTTAAGTATTGACACACTGGAGCCCGAACTGATCGTCGCGGCAGTGGGATCTGGCGTTGATATGGTATTGAGCCTGAATTCTGGCAATATCCCGCAGGTTGCACCCGTTATTTCCCAAATGGATATTGCTGCGGTTGTTATTCCTGACAGCGATGGTGGCATGGACAGCCTGGAGGCAAACATCAAGTCTGCAAAGGATGCAGGCATCTCGAAGATCATAGCAGACCCTGTGCTGGACCCACCGGGGCAGGGCATGGTTGAATCCATGACACGGTATAAACAATTCAGGCGATCACATCCCCACATCCCTACCTTCTTCGGTGTCGGTAATATCACTGAACTCA
Protein-coding sequences here:
- a CDS encoding dihydropteroate synthase-like protein; translation: MQVLVVTGRKAAGIVRKSVGNLAEVLVLDINVAAFTTPNRLEKSLIGQEFDLIIIPGLVSADFSGLEKQLETPIRLGPKHAVDLGFVLSSYGDVELSTTIPACELLMQQRRDIALSSLAEIENAASPALVLSHLKIGGDSTIKVMAEIVDATALPGDKLIERIHIFQSKGADIIDLGVGMAATAGDVRRTIKAARKVVSVPLSIDTLEPELIVAAVGSGVDMVLSLNSGNIPQVAPVISQMDIAAVVIPDSDGGMDSLEANIKSAKDAGISKIIADPVLDPPGQGMVESMTRYKQFRRSHPHIPTFFGVGNITELIDADSVGVNAMLASIAGDVGADILFTPEYSDKARGSIAELKTAAGMTALAGRRSTPPKDLGLDLFVLKEKRFRPFESLPEEFIEGEKIYQWMRDPAGSFRISISDQCFMDGEFGQGRIIARHAKYTIVGDNAKEVLDTALDLGLVSRLDHAAYLGSELMRAELAIKLGRSYSQDDDF